One window of Microbacterium sp. Root61 genomic DNA carries:
- the murI gene encoding glutamate racemase, whose protein sequence is MNDAPIGIFDSGVGGLTVARAVSALLPRESLLYIGDTARSPYGPKPIADVRRYSLEVLDTLVEQGVKMLVIACNTASAAMLRDARERYDVPVVEVIGPAVRTAMSTTRNGRIGVIGTAGTIGSRAYQDMLEVNAKLTVFAAACPRFVEFVEDGITDSPEVLEVAENYLAPLRHAGVDTLVLGCTHYPFLEGAISYVMGPDVSLVSSDSETAKDVYRQLVSRDLLAGPDAIPTHVYEATGDSADEFVRLAHRLMGREVRDVQLVQTGAIDLPR, encoded by the coding sequence GTGAACGATGCGCCGATCGGTATCTTCGACTCCGGAGTCGGCGGACTCACCGTCGCCCGCGCCGTCTCGGCGCTCCTCCCGCGCGAATCCCTCCTGTACATCGGCGATACCGCGCGCTCTCCGTACGGCCCGAAGCCGATCGCCGACGTGCGCCGCTACTCCCTCGAGGTGCTGGACACCCTCGTCGAGCAGGGCGTGAAGATGCTCGTGATCGCCTGCAACACGGCCTCCGCGGCGATGCTGCGCGACGCGCGCGAGCGCTACGACGTGCCGGTCGTCGAGGTGATCGGACCCGCCGTGCGCACCGCGATGTCCACCACCCGCAACGGACGCATCGGCGTGATCGGCACGGCCGGCACGATCGGCTCCCGGGCGTACCAGGACATGCTCGAGGTCAACGCGAAGCTCACCGTCTTCGCCGCGGCCTGCCCGCGGTTCGTCGAGTTCGTCGAAGACGGCATCACCGATTCGCCCGAGGTCCTCGAGGTGGCCGAGAACTACCTCGCCCCGCTGCGGCACGCCGGTGTCGACACGCTGGTGCTCGGCTGCACGCACTACCCGTTCCTCGAGGGCGCCATCAGCTACGTGATGGGGCCGGACGTCAGCCTGGTCTCCAGTGACAGCGAGACCGCCAAGGACGTCTATCGACAGCTCGTGAGCCGCGACCTGCTCGCCGGGCCCGATGCGATCCCCACCCACGTCTACGAAGCGACCGGCGATTCCGCCGACGAGTTCGTGCGCCTGGCCCACCGCCTGATGGGCCGCGAGGTGCGCGATGTGCAGCTCGTCCAGACCGGCGCGATCGACCTGCCGCGCTGA